A single region of the Lycium barbarum isolate Lr01 chromosome 2, ASM1917538v2, whole genome shotgun sequence genome encodes:
- the LOC132625073 gene encoding uncharacterized protein LOC132625073, producing the protein MLRMMLPVVEGVNILVCKIQSVDYFPCGRTFSEDLNSSKKLGSSSVPSWNLHAFPYFFHRQSSRCCFTVISFISDPKYATSIRCRCTMEDMRRIRDIIRAKEFIHCFRRHTIDDLRRIMYKKYRTIQPLFRKRKKEVESINMCYERF; encoded by the exons ATGTTGAGAATGATGCTCCCAGTTGTTGAAGGTGTTAATATACTCGTTTGCAAGATCCAAAGTGTTGATTATTTTCCATGTGGCCGGACATTTTCGGAGGATCTAAACTCCTCAAAGAAGCTTGGTTCATCATCAGTGCCTTCCTGGAATCTCCATGCTTTCCCATATTTCTTCCACCGTCAATCTAGCAGATGTTGTTTTACTGTCATCTCCTTTATTTCCGATCCAAAGTATGCTACTAGTATCCGTTGCAGGTGTACCATGGAAGATATGAGAAGAATCAGAGACATAATAAGGGCGAAAGAGTTCATCCATTGTTTCAGAAG GCACACCATCGACGATTTAAGAAGAATCATGTACAAAAAGTATAGAACAATTCAACCACTTTTtaggaaaagaaaaaaggaagtgGAAAGCATCAATATGTGCTATGAAAG GTTTTAA
- the LOC132625055 gene encoding transcription repressor MYB5-like: protein MRTPSSSRKKVVTPCCNKIGLKRGPWTPEEDEILTNYVSKEGEGRWRTLPRKAGLLRCGKSCRLRWMNYLRPSVKRGHISSDEEDLILRLHRLLGNRWSLIAGRIPGRTDNEIKNYWNTRLSKKLISQGIDPRTHKPIILNPIASGDDNHIITNNKANSTSPSSSSKLAHNDPDIIIPNPINYIPFQMEDQPLRSMNNNRPREITCLDDYQYQSSQAMLAKYRDDDMNIEVRDKGDDEMNCCTDDVFSSFLNSLINEDMFRCQNQQINGTLQDFDPLIIASSTPSSAQITPREYNG, encoded by the exons atgagaaccCCATCATCATCAAGAAAAAAAGTAGTAACACCATGTTGTAACAAAATAGGGTTAAAAAGAGGGCCATGGACACCCGAAGAAGACGAAATACTGACTAATTACGTCAGTAAAGAAGGTGAAGGGCGGTGGCGTACGTTGCCAAGGAAGGCGGGGCTCCTCCGTTGTGGGAAGAGCTGCCGCCTTAGATGGATGAACTACCTCCGCCCTTCCGTTAAACGGGGACATATTTCGTCAGATGAAGAAGATCTCATACTTCGTCTTCATCGACTTCTTGGCAACAg GTGGTCATTGATAGCAGGGAGAATTCCAGGGAGAACAGATAATGAGATAAAAAATTATTGGAATACTCGCCTTAGCAAGAAATTAATCAGCCAAGGAATAGATCCAAGAACCCACAAACCAATAATACTAAACCCTATTGCCTCTGGTGATGATAATCATATTATTACCAACAATAAAGCTAATTCTACTTCTCCTTCTTCATCTTCAAAATTAGCACATAATGATCCCGACATAATTATTCCAAACCCCATTAATTACATTCCTTTCCAAATGGAAGATCAACCCTTAAGGAGCATGAATAATAATCGCCCAAGAGAAATTACGTGTTTGGATGATTATCAGTATCAGAGCAGTCAAGCAATGCTCGCCAAATATCGCGATGATGATATGAATATTGAGGTCCGTGATAAGGGAGACGATGAAATGAATTGTTGCACGGACGATGTATTCTCCTCCTTCTTGAATTCTTTGATCAATGAAGACATGTTCAGATGCCAAAATCAACAAATCAATGGTACATTGCAAGATTTTGATCCTTTGATCATAGCTTCATCTACACCTTCATCTGCTCAAATAACTCCAAGAGAATATAATGGATAA
- the LOC132629189 gene encoding probable E3 ubiquitin-protein ligase ARI8: protein MDSDHEIYDMYSDEDEVVFSDGDNIDESMHSDNQKNYKILKDTDIRQLVKEDVVKTSSILSVPQDVSLALLRRYNWNVTRANEEWFANEHEVRKSIGMLSENNYISVSENKNPLKRSSNHVNCGICFEEYSFDKVAFATCNKHPFCKLCWEGYISASIDDGSNKCLGLRCPEPRCDAMVGESMIVTLASEKDRLMYYDCLFRSYVEENRKIKWCPAPGCECAVEFEIGSESYDVICDCSNGFCWNCVEEIHRPIDCDTIAKWISRNHEEAANTNWILAFTKKCPKCDNSIEKNMGCMHMTCRCGYQFCWLCFEKWGTCYSKCNRYEEKKEIKEAKQCVQRYMHFYERWLSNEKSKQKAIVDLKKMRDEGLKNFSELHSLAETEFEFIIQAWKQIVKCRRVLKWTYAYGFYLPKEEVAKTRFFEYLQGEAEAGLERLHHCVEKELMDHLGSTKELDYTEQGSYKKFENFRSKVIGLIKITGNYFDKLVMALENGLKDVNTSREFTRKREAPMSSNKEGIMWKCDRCTFLNEDFDTICQMCLGQ from the coding sequence ATGGATTCCGACCATGAAATTTACGATATGTATTCAGACGAAGATGAGGTAGTTTTCAGTGATGGCGACAACATTGATGAATCCATGCACTCTGACAATCAGAAAAATTACAAAATCTTGAAGGATACTGATATTCGTCAACTCGTGAAAGAAGATGTCGTGAAAACTTCAAGCATTCTCTCTGTCCCACAAGACGTTTCGTTAGCACTTCTACGACGTTATAATTGGAATGTCACTCGAGCTAATGAAGAGTGGTTTGCTAATGAACACGAAGTTCGTAAGTCTATAGGTATGTTATCTGAAAACAACTACATCTCAGTCTCAGAAAATAAAAACCCTTTGAAAAGAAGTAGTAATCATGTGAATTGTGGGATTTGTTTTGAGGAATATTCTTTTGATAAGGTTGCTTTTGCTACTTGTAATAAACATCCTTTTTGTAAGCTATGTTGGGAAGGTTACATTAGTGCGTCGATTGATGATGGTTCTAATAAGTGTCTCGGTTTACGTTGTCCCGAACCACGTTGTGACGCTATGGTAGGTGAAAGTATGATCGTTACATTAGCTTCTGAGAAAGATAGATTGATGTATTATGATTGTTTATTTCGATCTTATGTCGAAGAAAATAGGAAGATCAAGTGGTGTCCTGCTCCGGGATGTGAATGTGCTGTTGAATTTGAGATAGGGAGCGAGAGTTATGATGTGATTTGTGATTGTTCTAATGGTTTTTGTTGGAATTGCGTGGAGGAAATTCATCGCCCGATTGATTGTGACACTATAGCTAAGTGGATTTCTAGGAATCACGAAGAAGCCGCGAATACGAATTGGATTTTGGCTTTTACTAAAAAGTGTCCCAAGTGTGACAACTCAATTGAGAAAAATATGGGGTGTATGCATATGACTTGTAGGTGTGGTTACCAATTTTGTTGGCTTTGTTTTGAAAAATGGGGTACTTGTTATAGTAAATGTAATAGGTATGAGGAAAAAAAAGAGATAAAAGAAGCCAAACAATGTGTTCAAAGGTACATGCATTTCTATGAGAGATGGTTATCTAATGAGAAGTCAAAACAAAAGGCCATAGTGGATTTGAAAAAAATGAGAGATGAAGGATTGAAGAATTTTAGTGAATTGCACTCTTTAGCTGAGACTGAATTTGAATTTATTATACAAGCTTGGAAACAAATTGTTAAATGTAGGAGGGTGTTGAAATGGACTTACGCTTATGGATTTTATTTACCAAAAGAGGAGGTGGCAAAAACACGATTTTTCGAGTACTTACAAGGGGAAGCTGAGGCAGGTCTGGAGCGACTTCATCATTGTGTGGAGAAAGAATTGATGGACCATCTTGGATCGACCAAGGAATTGGATTATACAGAGCAAGGGTCTTACAAGAAGTTCGAAAATTTTCGTTCGAAAGTCATTGGCCTGATTAAAATTACTGGAAATTACTTTGACAAGTTGGTTATGGCACTAGAAAATGGACTCAAAGATGTGAATACTTCAAGAGAATTCACTAGAAAAAGGGAAGCACCAATGAGTAGCAACAAAGAAGGTATTATGTGGAAGTGTGATAGGTGCACATTCTTGAATGAAGATTTTGACACAATTTGTCAAATGTGCCTTGGTCAATGA
- the LOC132625042 gene encoding BTB/POZ domain-containing protein At3g05675 has protein sequence MSIFFNVQETELSCTKEVFLSAIRFATSTADSFPQFEDDLRTSAQEQVEFMLEDDENIPLVMADDEIKVETRILVSKIFSSFENELFSLILEPDFANEEMEKKIMRSLSDLEWIHNTLLKMDLVKDFVSNWVNISSNLLKVIEDKRLDSIMWGLKIKLIEVTSKVLEAVGYGTVVLPAESRVELVKKWIPYIRKMKSLSDKTEAAFPYKMSEDLCQGVEGAIVSLVSALPSNDQAEILSDWISAEQVKYPDLSEAFEIWCYRTKSAKRRLDEALTESAMPLSPLISEEETSPLSRVPNIFPG, from the exons ATGTCCATATTCTTCAATGTACAAGAAACAGAATTAAGTTGTACAAAAGAAGTTTTCTTGTCTGCCATCCGCTTTGCCACTTCCACCGCTGATTCTTTCCCTCAATTCGAGGATGATCTAAGAACCTCAGCCCAGGAACAAGTCGAGTTCATGCTCGAGGATGATGAAAATATTCCCCTGGTCATGGCTGATGATGAAATAAAAGTGGAGACTAGAATTTTGGTGTCTAAAATCTTTAGTTCTTTCGAAAATGAATTATTCTCCTTGATATTGGAGCCCGATTTTGCAAATGAAGAGATGGAAAAGAAAATAATGCGGAGTCTATCTGACCTTGAATGGATCCATAACACTCTTTTGAAGATGGATCTCGTGAAGGATTTTGTCTCCAACTGGGTTAATATATCGAGCAATTTACTGAAGGTCATCGAAGATAAAAGACTTGATTCTATCATGTGGGGTTTGAAGATAAAGTTAATAGAAGTGACATCAAAAGTATTGGAAGCGGTAGGTTATGGAACCGTAGTTCTTCCAGCAGAAAGTCGAGTAGAATTGGTCAAGAAATGGATACCCTACATAAGAAAAATGAAATCCCTTTCCGATAAAACGGAGGCCGCATTTCCATACAAGATGAGCGAAGACCTTTGCCAAGGCGTCGAGGGAGCAATAGTTTCATTGGTTTCAGCATTACCATCAAATGATCAAGCTGAAATTCTATCAGATTGGATAAGTGCTGAGCAGGTTAAATATCCAGACCTTAGTGAAGCTTTTGAGATATGGTGTTATAGAACCAAGTCCGCGAAAAGAAGATTGGACGAGGCTTTGACCGAGTCAGCAATGCCATTGTCACCCTTAATTTCCGAAGAGGAAACTTCACCACTTAGTAGAGTGCCCAACATATTTCCTG GGTGA